The Dethiosulfovibrio peptidovorans DSM 11002 nucleotide sequence TATCTGCTCGATCCGTCCGTCCTTCATCACCACAACCCTATCGGAGATGCTCATCGCCTCCGCCTGGTCGTGGGTAACGTAGACCGACGTTATCCCCAGGGTCTTCTGAAGCCGCCGGATCTCTATCCTCATCTGCTCCCTGAGCTTGGCGTCCAGGTTGGACAGAGGCTCGTCGAACAGCAGCAGCTCCGGCTCCATCACTATGGCTCTGGCAAGGGCCACCCTCTGCTGCTGCCCCCCCGAAAGCTGGGAAGGCTGACGGTTCTCCAGGCCCCGGAGCCCCACCAGGTCTACCACTCTCTCCATCTTGGCCTTTATATCCTTATGGCTCAGCCTCTTGAGCTTCAGGCCGAAGGCGATGTTCTCGAAGACGTTAAGATGGGGAAAGATGGCGTAGGACTGAAACACCAGCGTGGCGTTTCTCCTGTTGGGGGCCACGTCGTTCATCCTCTTATCGCCGAAATATATATCTCCCTCCGTCGGGTCCTCGAAACCGGCTATCATGCGAAGCAGGGTCGTCTTGCCGCAGCCGCTGGGACCCAACAATGTAACCAGCTCGCCGTCCTCCACAGAAAGGTCGACCTGATCCACAGCCCGGACCTTGGAGGCACCGTCGTAACCGTCGAATTCCTTTGTGACTCCCGAAATGCGAAGCTCCATAACACTAACCCTCCCGAACCTGAATGGCCGAGGCCCCGCCGGTACGTCCCGGCACGAGTCGACCTATGACCGCAACAGCGATCAAAACGATACAGACCAATATGACGCTGAAAGCCGCCGCGACCCCGAGCCTTCCGGACCCCACCTGACTGAGGATCTGCACCGTCAGAAGGTTCCAGTTGGCCGACACGAGGAAGATAGCGGCGCTGATCGCGGTCATGGCCCTTACAAAGGCGAATACCAGCCCGGAGAAAAACGCCGGGGCTATGAGGGGCAGCGTCACCTTGCGGAAAGTCGTCAAACCGTCGGCCCCCAGATTTCTGGAAGCCTCTTCTATTGACGGATCTATCTGCCGAAGCACCGCCACGCCGGACTGAATTCCCACCGGAATATAGCGAAACACGAAGTTCAGCACCAGAATGCTCAAGGTCCCTATCAACACCAGAGGAGGCCTGTTGAAGGCCAGTATGTAACCTATGCCCACCACGGTACCGGGAACGGCGAAATTCAATATGGAGCCGAACTCCAGAGTCCCCTTGCCCGGAAAGGACAGCCGGACCACCATGAAGGCTATCAACATACCCAATATCCCCGATATCGGAGTGGACAACAGAGCCACGATCAAGGTGTCCTTTATGGTATCCCCTCCCACCTGGAAAGCGTAGGTCAGATGGTCCAAGGTCGGGGTGAAATCGTATCCCCACACCTTGGTGAAGGCCCCTACGGCTATAACCCCGTAGAAGAGCGCCACGGAAAGGGCGAACAAACCCAGAACGCCTCGGAGCAAAACTCCTGCCCCGGGACCTATGAGTTTGGACGTGGAATCCACCGGTTTTCCAGTAACGGTGGTGTACTGTCTTTTTCTCAGGAAATAACGCTGTATCAGGAAAGCCGTCACCGACGGAAGCAGCAACA carries:
- a CDS encoding ABC transporter ATP-binding protein, coding for MELRISGVTKEFDGYDGASKVRAVDQVDLSVEDGELVTLLGPSGCGKTTLLRMIAGFEDPTEGDIYFGDKRMNDVAPNRRNATLVFQSYAIFPHLNVFENIAFGLKLKRLSHKDIKAKMERVVDLVGLRGLENRQPSQLSGGQQQRVALARAIVMEPELLLFDEPLSNLDAKLREQMRIEIRRLQKTLGITSVYVTHDQAEAMSISDRVVVMKDGRIEQIGSPVDLYARPRNRFVADFIGKANFLEGTVSDGGILLGGKTYPMDISSFETGEVRQVVARPEAVVLSREEGHFPCEVVRTTFLGNLVEYEVECPDLKTLTVHQVNPITGELFRPGESIRVSLRPDTLHLLEKE
- a CDS encoding ABC transporter permease gives rise to the protein MRELRLLWRDPVVALLVLAVGVALALFVIYPLGMVLLKSFQGDGGGFSLENYLRFGQFTYLRNALMNSLQVGALTGIIGVAVGYVAALTMVRTNIRWKKILHLIFILPIIAPPFTSALSVLMLFGSNGLITRGLLGIRHYSIYGFKGVLISQVFTFAPVAYLTLRGVLESLNPTLEDAAMNVGASRWQTFLRVTLPLSLPGIASAFLVVFIESLADFGNPLVLAGSRFPMLATQAYLEITGSFNLPLGAALAVVLLLPSVTAFLIQRYFLRKRQYTTVTGKPVDSTSKLIGPGAGVLLRGVLGLFALSVALFYGVIAVGAFTKVWGYDFTPTLDHLTYAFQVGGDTIKDTLIVALLSTPISGILGMLIAFMVVRLSFPGKGTLEFGSILNFAVPGTVVGIGYILAFNRPPLVLIGTLSILVLNFVFRYIPVGIQSGVAVLRQIDPSIEEASRNLGADGLTTFRKVTLPLIAPAFFSGLVFAFVRAMTAISAAIFLVSANWNLLTVQILSQVGSGRLGVAAAFSVILVCIVLIAVAVIGRLVPGRTGGASAIQVREG